The following proteins are encoded in a genomic region of Sorangiineae bacterium MSr12523:
- a CDS encoding formylglycine-generating enzyme family protein — MGETCVDKYEGSLVETLEDGSEVPFSPYEIPKKHQVRAVSRAGVVPQAYISMFEARRACHNSGKRLCRSQEWKAACRGPDNTRYPYGPTRVPGACVDTKRISPVIKIFHGGHTAEHMNDPRLNQLEGTVAPTGTATACTNSYGVHDMVGNLHEWVDEGIFRGGYYLDTEINGEGCEYITAAHAPYYHDYSTGFRCCADADSLPLDDDEDTSTTDSSDGMGAENAKHDGIPVDDDEWDDDTTVPVWDLAKSTTRALAPKPRRARRRR; from the coding sequence GTGGGCGAAACCTGTGTGGACAAATACGAAGGATCGCTGGTCGAGACACTCGAGGACGGGAGCGAAGTTCCTTTTAGCCCTTACGAGATTCCAAAGAAGCATCAGGTGCGTGCCGTATCCCGAGCGGGGGTCGTGCCACAAGCCTATATATCGATGTTCGAGGCCCGTAGAGCGTGCCACAATTCCGGCAAACGACTCTGCCGCTCGCAGGAGTGGAAGGCTGCCTGCCGCGGCCCGGACAACACGCGGTATCCGTATGGCCCCACCCGTGTTCCCGGCGCATGCGTGGATACGAAACGCATCTCGCCGGTGATAAAAATCTTCCACGGCGGACATACCGCCGAGCACATGAACGACCCGCGCCTCAACCAACTCGAGGGTACGGTCGCCCCCACCGGAACCGCGACCGCCTGCACCAATAGCTACGGTGTGCACGATATGGTCGGCAATCTGCACGAGTGGGTCGACGAGGGCATTTTCCGCGGCGGCTATTACCTCGATACCGAAATCAATGGCGAGGGCTGCGAATACATCACCGCCGCCCACGCCCCGTATTACCACGATTACTCCACGGGATTTCGCTGCTGCGCCGATGCGGACTCGTTGCCATTGGACGACGACGAGGACACCAGCACGACCGATTCATCGGACGGAATGGGCGCCGAAAATGCCAAGCACGATGGCATCCCCGTGGATGACGACGAATGGGACGACGACACGACGGTTCCCGTATGGGATCTGGCCAAAAGCACCACCCGCGCCCTCGCGCCCAAACCCCGGCGGGCCCGCCGTCGTCGATGA
- a CDS encoding LTA synthase family protein, translating into MTAFATQWVALDCLLRGIEPYRRDPRLLFTAAASVLLSFVLGNIFWRRFFRALISLLVASLVVIDVFVYRHYHVPLDEQVIETAMFAWSDVKPVVLAMLPGTAIIVTAVGAFEYALLTVGARAAWFQRRRTRALVVAAGALLLLAGGKLREGTLDVRLAHAASLAWEPSRDAEAAGAQVRVPALSSRRKRLPNVLFVLTESVRAEDYEGPRTAALLPSRVTLQGMRSVASYTAVSVSALTTGLSQLGHRADILAAPTWFDWMKSVRGDDGQRPRVIYWSAQSEHLFERTELRTVMDSFVMMETLLGHAVADEDEMIDRGVDRLLAAHTVANLPALQSPYFITLHFGGTHAPYFVDKDDAPYSPWERTVTWSKMPLLHNAYRNAIFEQDKSIASCIGRFLEAQKDSPWIIVLTSDHGESFGERGAIHHGQNLYDEQTKVPGWIAFGNGALEPEEERALRGHAGDVVTHFDVLPTLLDMYGVLDATPVLPYRGKFAGRSLLRPDEAPRAPIPVTNCTEMFPCPVNTWGMLSDQRLLVAQPWDNAFHCMNVRDGAAMDNANDGACASLVSASKTYFSELPNHAPNR; encoded by the coding sequence TTGACGGCATTTGCCACTCAGTGGGTCGCCCTCGATTGCCTGCTGCGTGGAATCGAGCCATATCGCCGGGATCCGCGCCTTCTCTTCACGGCGGCTGCAAGTGTTCTTTTGAGTTTCGTTCTCGGGAATATTTTCTGGCGACGCTTTTTTCGTGCGCTGATTTCGTTGCTCGTGGCGTCGCTCGTGGTCATCGACGTATTCGTCTATCGGCACTACCACGTACCGCTGGACGAGCAGGTCATCGAGACCGCCATGTTCGCGTGGTCGGACGTGAAGCCGGTGGTGCTCGCCATGCTGCCGGGGACGGCGATCATCGTGACCGCGGTGGGCGCGTTCGAGTACGCGTTGCTCACCGTGGGGGCACGTGCGGCGTGGTTCCAGCGTCGGCGAACGCGTGCCCTCGTGGTCGCAGCCGGTGCGCTCCTGCTGCTCGCCGGAGGCAAACTGCGCGAAGGTACCCTCGACGTGCGCCTCGCGCATGCGGCGTCTCTTGCGTGGGAGCCCTCGCGCGATGCGGAGGCCGCGGGTGCGCAGGTGCGGGTCCCCGCGCTTTCGTCGCGGCGAAAACGCCTGCCCAACGTGCTTTTCGTGCTCACCGAGAGCGTGCGCGCCGAAGACTACGAGGGGCCGCGAACGGCGGCCCTGCTGCCCTCGCGCGTGACCCTGCAGGGAATGCGCTCCGTGGCGAGCTACACGGCGGTGTCGGTGTCCGCGCTCACCACGGGCCTATCGCAACTCGGCCACCGAGCCGACATTCTTGCGGCGCCAACTTGGTTCGACTGGATGAAATCCGTGCGCGGGGACGATGGGCAGCGGCCGCGCGTCATCTACTGGTCCGCGCAATCGGAGCATCTGTTCGAGCGCACGGAGCTGCGCACGGTGATGGACTCTTTCGTGATGATGGAGACCCTGTTGGGGCACGCCGTCGCGGACGAGGACGAAATGATCGACCGCGGCGTGGACCGCCTTCTTGCCGCGCACACCGTGGCGAATCTGCCCGCGCTGCAGTCGCCGTATTTCATCACGCTGCACTTCGGCGGCACGCATGCTCCCTATTTCGTCGACAAGGACGATGCTCCCTATTCGCCGTGGGAGCGCACGGTGACATGGTCCAAAATGCCGCTTTTGCACAATGCTTATCGGAATGCCATTTTCGAGCAGGACAAGAGCATTGCCTCATGCATCGGGCGCTTTCTCGAGGCGCAAAAAGACTCTCCCTGGATCATCGTATTGACCAGCGACCACGGTGAATCCTTCGGCGAGCGCGGGGCCATTCACCACGGGCAAAATCTGTACGACGAGCAAACCAAGGTGCCGGGCTGGATCGCCTTTGGCAATGGCGCGCTCGAGCCCGAAGAAGAGCGCGCCCTTCGCGGGCACGCCGGCGACGTGGTGACGCACTTCGATGTATTGCCCACGCTCCTCGACATGTACGGTGTGCTGGATGCCACGCCGGTGCTGCCTTACCGCGGGAAATTCGCGGGCCGCAGCCTGCTCCGCCCCGACGAGGCGCCGCGCGCACCGATACCGGTGACCAATTGTACGGAGATGTTTCCCTGCCCCGTCAACACCTGGGGCATGTTGAGCGACCAACGACTCCTGGTTGCGCAGCCCTGGGACAACGCATTCCATTGCATGAACGTGCGCGACGGCGCCGCCATGGATAATGCCAACGATGGGGCATGCGCCTCATTGGTTTCGGCGTCGAAAACCTATTTTTCAGAGCTGCCGAATCACGCGCCGAATCGATGA